The genomic region CATTCGAGTTGACGTTTCGCAGCCGCAGGACATCGAAGCTGCGTTTCGGCAGGTCAAACTACTCTATGGCCGACTGGATTGCGCCTGTAACAATGCAGGCATCGACGGCGATTGGGCCGATACCTTAAGCTGCAGCACAGAAAACTTTGACCGTGTGTACCAAGTCAATGTAAAGGGCGTGTGGCTTTGCATGCGAGAGGAGCTGCAGTTGATGCTCGCGCAAGGTCGCGGCTCGATCGTCAATACCGCTTCGGTTGCCGGCCATGCGGGGTTCATTGGTTATCCTGCATATACAGCGAGCAAGCATGCCGTCATGGGTCTGACGAAGGTTGCGGCGCTTGAATACGCGGGGCGCGGAATACGCGTCAATGCCGTCTGCCCTGGAATAATTCACACTCCACTATTCGAACGCTATTCAAAGAAAGCTCCTGAAGTCGATTATGCAGCTATGGAGCCGGTGGGCAGATTGGGTCGGTCAAACGAAGTCGCGGAAGCTATGCTGTGGCTGTGCTCGGACGAATCCTCATTTGTGACCGGTTCGGGTCTCGTTGTTGATGGTGGGTTTCTAGCCCGCTGACAGGACTTTCCGGAGAAGATCGATTGCATGCCGCCAAAGATGCAGGCCTGCCTGGACGGTTGAACGAGAACTATCGCACGGTCGTCCTGAGATATCGCCATCCGGCCCGTCGGCCCGCAACGGGCATGTGCGCCACGCTTTTATATCGCCAATGGAGTTGACGTCTCCTTCAGCGAATAGACAATCTCCCCCGAGAGATTCGTCTCTACACCCCTGGAGCTCTCCCTATACAAACACTGGATCAATCGTCCGACCGCGGTGCCGTCGAGGGCAAAAAAAAGCGGAGCATCGTGCTTGCGATGCTCCGCTCCGGTATAGCTTCCCGGCCGCGTCCTACTCTCCCATGCCGCCGTCGGGCACAGTACCATCGGCGCTGAGGGGCTTAACTGCCGTGTTCGGGATGGGAACGGGTGTTACACCCTCGCTGTGGCGACCGGAAACCTTGCCGTCCCGATCCGCACCGA from Candidatus Binataceae bacterium harbors:
- a CDS encoding glucose 1-dehydrogenase codes for the protein MRRRLSDKVILVTGAASGIGQAAALRFAEEEAVVIVADVQETAGHRTVEQIEQAGGTAVFIRVDVSQPQDIEAAFRQVKLLYGRLDCACNNAGIDGDWADTLSCSTENFDRVYQVNVKGVWLCMREELQLMLAQGRGSIVNTASVAGHAGFIGYPAYTASKHAVMGLTKVAALEYAGRGIRVNAVCPGIIHTPLFERYSKKAPEVDYAAMEPVGRLGRSNEVAEAMLWLCSDESSFVTGSGLVVDGGFLAR